The following are encoded in a window of Candidatus Nitrosotalea sinensis genomic DNA:
- a CDS encoding HYR domain-containing protein, with translation MMISETKFFFVLLLLPVSLAFAEPAVPGTVLTFYINDINLSTDHRAVMTIPTSGLVDFTINGVSVSGPDAMVETGIDTGVFQVQLTLPDSVNGKPLKDGDVVLMTYHQRADYSGNPTDVTQSVVLTSTPSSPVSSSSSNVRIGQYFKLQLYAPNYNLDSFTPDDIPLDMVEVHMGGVQTTLADSSFQVNPYTMRETGPNTDTFEVNVKIPKSIVGFPVEMGSTIEFRFKDPSMPSSVFVTVGGTSSNYGSSYGGTSPPLVLPSMTFYSTNSVGVKVNYTNSALLSGLQSPVCSPPSGSFFMTGATTVTCAARDANGNSVIKTFTVNVVQSQNKIPSWTKKTVKSWCAGDTTDDQLSSSLQYLVMRGIMSVQGDSNLGSSPDKTTLCLWSDNKVSDSDAANSLYLLSK, from the coding sequence ATGATGATATCGGAAACAAAATTTTTCTTTGTCTTGCTTCTCTTACCGGTATCACTTGCATTTGCTGAACCTGCAGTACCTGGAACTGTTTTAACTTTTTACATAAATGACATAAACTTGTCAACTGATCATCGCGCTGTGATGACCATACCTACATCAGGTCTTGTTGATTTTACAATAAATGGAGTTTCAGTATCTGGACCTGATGCAATGGTTGAGACTGGAATAGATACTGGAGTATTTCAAGTACAATTGACATTACCTGATTCTGTAAATGGCAAACCACTAAAAGATGGCGATGTTGTTTTGATGACATATCATCAAAGAGCAGATTACTCTGGAAATCCCACTGATGTAACTCAATCTGTGGTTCTCACAAGCACTCCGTCAAGTCCTGTATCAAGCTCGTCATCAAATGTGAGAATAGGTCAATACTTTAAACTCCAACTGTATGCTCCAAACTATAATCTTGATTCGTTTACTCCTGATGATATACCGCTTGATATGGTTGAGGTGCACATGGGTGGAGTGCAAACTACACTTGCAGATAGTTCGTTTCAAGTAAATCCGTATACTATGAGGGAGACTGGTCCGAATACTGATACCTTTGAGGTAAATGTCAAGATACCAAAATCAATTGTTGGGTTTCCAGTAGAGATGGGCTCTACCATAGAATTTAGATTCAAGGATCCTTCTATGCCTTCAAGTGTATTTGTCACTGTTGGCGGTACGAGTTCTAACTATGGCTCAAGCTATGGGGGAACATCACCGCCTCTTGTGCTTCCTTCAATGACATTTTATTCAACAAATTCTGTAGGTGTCAAGGTAAACTATACCAACTCTGCACTATTGTCTGGCTTGCAGTCACCTGTATGCAGTCCGCCATCTGGTTCATTTTTCATGACAGGTGCCACTACAGTTACATGTGCTGCTAGGGACGCAAATGGAAATTCAGTGATAAAGACATTTACCGTAAATGTAGTACAAAGTCAAAACAAGATTCCATCCTGGACTAAAAAAACAGTAAAGTCTTGGTGTGCAGGTGATACCACTGACGACCAACTGTCATCTAGCTTGCAGTATCTTGTAATGCGTGGAATAATGAGTGTCCAAGGTGACTCTAACTTGGGTTCAAGTCCTGACAAGACAACATTGTGTTTGTGGTCTGATAACAAGGTGTCTGACTCGGATGCTGCAAATTCTCTTTATCTGCTGTCAAAGTAA
- the msrA gene encoding peptide-methionine (S)-S-oxide reductase MsrA, translating into MKATFGAGCFWCIEHVFRKKGITSTTVGYMGGKTVNPTYEDVCTDTTGHAEVIQVEYDPSKITYGEILDIFWNNHDPTTLNRQGPDVGTQYRSAIFCHTPEQEKEANKSKDELEKSGKFGRKIVTEITPAKEFYKAEEYHQKYYEKCGIV; encoded by the coding sequence ATGAAAGCTACTTTTGGTGCTGGCTGCTTTTGGTGCATTGAGCATGTATTTAGAAAAAAAGGAATAACATCTACAACTGTTGGATACATGGGAGGAAAGACTGTAAATCCTACATATGAGGATGTGTGTACTGATACTACAGGTCATGCTGAAGTAATTCAAGTAGAATACGATCCGTCCAAAATTACATATGGAGAAATTTTGGATATTTTCTGGAATAATCATGATCCTACAACTCTCAATAGGCAGGGTCCTGATGTTGGAACACAGTACAGGTCTGCAATTTTTTGTCACACGCCAGAACAGGAAAAAGAGGCAAACAAATCAAAAGATGAATTGGAAAAATCAGGAAAATTTGGCAGAAAGATTGTAACTGAAATTACTCCTGCAAAAGAATTCTACAAGGCAGAAGAATATCACCAGAAATACTATGAAAAATGTGGAATTGTATGA
- a CDS encoding Vgb family protein, whose protein sequence is MVPKKVILVAVLAVFVIVYAVTSLENNSRMQDVFVSVNKNPYVTEYSLPQDSAPNGLVVAQNGIVWVAAKNATLYSINPSNGVVSSHQIRSDVIPYENARVNATMVWTMLEYDGKIWFSPYGGEALWGFDPIKNDYYTIKPESGTPFQMKSHDGKIWYTTLRGNTVGVLGKTENGTYKISEFHTGNDTGPAGLFLFGNSLWIANVKSQNVVQYAISQKGDAVQNISVLRKIPQDNSSLFSSPTDLHVNNNTVWLTEHGTSFLASYDIGNGIVTRYPTSQNTFHTTTLPFWIRSTNQSNILWFNEHEGNKIGRLDVSNKTLTEYEIPSLPNDGYLTYPLNIAQDQHDEKILWFSEWNTDKIGMINGHASLPFEINLNATHVVVDKNRNAVIEMTIPASKNPETLVLNASSTITPTAELGNLTVKFLPNMVNTSHDNVISILVTNGGVAPGDYTLGLSASDGLVTSTKFVGLTVYDK, encoded by the coding sequence TTGGTACCAAAGAAAGTAATCTTGGTTGCTGTCTTGGCAGTTTTTGTTATCGTGTATGCAGTCACAAGTCTTGAAAATAATTCACGCATGCAGGATGTTTTTGTATCTGTAAACAAGAATCCGTATGTAACAGAATATTCTCTGCCTCAAGATTCTGCACCAAATGGTCTTGTTGTTGCTCAAAACGGCATAGTTTGGGTTGCTGCAAAAAATGCCACACTCTATTCTATAAATCCGTCTAATGGTGTGGTATCTAGTCACCAAATCAGGTCTGATGTTATTCCATATGAGAATGCAAGGGTTAATGCAACGATGGTCTGGACTATGCTTGAATATGATGGCAAGATATGGTTCTCGCCATACGGAGGAGAGGCATTGTGGGGGTTTGATCCAATAAAAAATGACTATTATACAATCAAGCCAGAATCTGGGACTCCATTTCAAATGAAATCACATGATGGTAAAATCTGGTACACGACACTTCGTGGAAATACTGTTGGTGTTCTTGGCAAGACAGAAAATGGAACATACAAAATATCAGAGTTTCATACTGGGAATGATACTGGACCTGCTGGTTTGTTCTTGTTTGGTAATTCTCTCTGGATAGCAAATGTCAAATCACAAAATGTTGTACAATATGCCATCAGTCAAAAGGGAGATGCTGTACAAAATATTTCTGTGTTGCGTAAAATTCCGCAAGATAATTCATCTTTGTTTTCTTCACCTACTGATCTGCATGTAAATAACAACACTGTGTGGCTTACTGAGCATGGAACAAGCTTTCTGGCAAGTTATGATATCGGCAATGGTATAGTTACAAGATATCCAACATCGCAAAATACTTTTCACACTACAACTTTGCCATTTTGGATTCGTAGTACAAACCAATCAAATATCTTGTGGTTCAATGAACATGAAGGAAATAAGATTGGAAGACTTGATGTCTCAAACAAGACTCTAACAGAATATGAAATTCCATCTTTGCCAAATGACGGATATCTTACATATCCTCTAAATATTGCTCAAGACCAGCACGATGAAAAAATTTTGTGGTTCTCTGAATGGAATACTGATAAAATTGGGATGATAAATGGACATGCATCACTCCCATTTGAGATAAATCTTAATGCAACTCATGTTGTGGTTGACAAAAACAGGAATGCCGTAATAGAAATGACTATACCTGCAAGCAAGAACCCTGAAACCCTTGTTCTTAATGCATCAAGCACAATAACTCCCACTGCGGAACTGGGAAATCTCACGGTGAAATTTTTGCCAAATATGGTAAACACGTCTCATGATAATGTCATAAGCATACTTGTTACAAATGGTGGGGTTGCGCCTGGGGACTATACACTGGGTTTGAGTGCCTCTGACGGGCTTGTGACAAGCACAAAATTTGTGGGCTTGACTGTGTATGACAAATAA